A window of the Citrus sinensis cultivar Valencia sweet orange chromosome 9, DVS_A1.0, whole genome shotgun sequence genome harbors these coding sequences:
- the LOC102609750 gene encoding protein HOMOLOG OF MAMMALIAN LYST-INTERACTING PROTEIN 5 produces MASETEPAKLLLPYLQRADELQKHEPLVAYYCRLYAMERGLRIPQGERTKTTNSLLVSLMNQLEKDKKSLKLGPEDSLHLEGFALNVFAKADKQDRAGRADLNTAKTFYAASIFFEILNQFGALQPDLEEKQKYAAWKAADIRKAMKEGRKPVPGPPGGGEDLSIPPSTPGVSYDIGTSETPIKGPGSDSDPSSQFPDRLDHYSANVSPPSQFPDRLDHYSANVSPPPQFHDKVSNQHSSDIPPPPPTHDFHPTSLNRSDSSSYSHPSSGYPTHDFHPPPPANRSENSTYSQPYHHQYSQEPQQHLPHNYPSQENPTYNYPNFQSYPSFTESSIPSIPSHYPSYYQGSDIPYSPQSAVPAPTASYQLTSEYSSSSRNGTISEPPPAQKYQYDSNYQPLPEKISEAHKAARFAVGALAFDDVSVAVDYLKKSLELLTNPSAGQ; encoded by the exons AAAAGCACGAGCCTCTCGTCGCTTACTATT GTCGATTATATGCGATGGAGAGAGGATTGAGGATTCCACAGGGCGAGCGGACCAAAACCACTAATTCTCTCCTTGTCTCTCTCATGAACCAGCTCGAGAAG GATAAGAAGTCATTGAAGTTGGGGCCTGAAGACAGTTTGCATCTGGAGGGATTTGCTTTGAATGTTTTTGCCAAGGCAGATAAGCAAGATCGTGCTGGACGAGCAGACTT GAATACTGCTAAAACATTTTATGCTGCGAGTATTTTCTTTGAGATCCTAAACCAGTTTGGTGCACTTCAGCCCGAT CTTGAGGAGAAACAGAAATATGCAGCTTGGAAAGCTGCAGATATAAGGAAAGCCATGAAGGAAGGAAGGAAACCTGTCCCAGGCCCTCCTGGTGGGGGTGAAGATCTATCAATTCCACCAAGTACGCCTGGTGTTTCATAT GACATTGGAACGAGTGAAACACCAATTAAGGGTCCTGGATCTGATTCTGATCCATCATCTCAGTTCCCTGATAGACTTGATCATTATTCTGCAAATGTTTCACCGCCATCTCAGTTCCCTGATAGACTTGATCATTATTCTGCAAATGTTTCACCGCCACCTCAGTTCCATGACAAAGTTTCCAACCAGCATTCATCCGATATTCCTCCACCACCTCCTACCCATGATTTTCATCCAACTTCATTGAACAGATCAGATAGTTCTTCATACTCTCACCCTAGTTCAGGTTACCCTACTCATGATTTTCATCCACCTCCCCCAGCTAACAGATCAGAGAATTCTACGTATTCTCAGCCATACCACCATCAATACTCTCAAGAACCCCAGCAACATTTGCCTCACAATTACCCATCTCAAGAAAATCCCACATACAATTACCCCAACTTCCAGTCTTATCCAAGTTTTACTGAGAGCAGTATCCCATCCATCCCGTCTCATTATCCTTCTTACTATCAAGGCTCTGACATTCCCTACTCTCCCCAATCGGCTGTTCCTGCTCCCACTGCAAGTTATCAGTTAACTTCTGAGTACTCTTCAAGCAGTAGAAATGGGACTATCTCAGAACCTCCCCCGGcacaaaaatatcaatatgaCAGCAATTATCAACCCCTGCCTGAGAAAATCTCTGAGGCACACAAGGCTGCGAGATTTGCAGTTGGAGCCTTGGCATTTGATGATGTATCAGTTGCTGTGGACTACTTAAAGAAATCACTTGAACTGCTGACAAATCCATCTGCCGGTCAATGA
- the LOC102609472 gene encoding indole-3-acetate O-methyltransferase 1, giving the protein MKMAPKGNDVIVSDRKLEMILSMKGGNGEASYANNSQAQAIHAQSMLHLLRETLDNIQLMEPPSETIPFALADLGCSCGNNTLYIVDVIIKHISKRYEASGYEPPEFSAFFSDLPSNDFNTLFQLLPPIGSSMEECLASDTHRSYFAAGVPGSFYRRLFPTRSIDFFHSAFSLHWLSQVPESALDKRSMAYNKGKVYIHGANEHTANAYKKQFQTDLAAFLGARSKEMKRCGSMFLVCLGRTSADPTDQGGPGILFGTHFQDAWNDLVQEGLITGEKRDSFNIPVYASSLQEFKEVVEANGSFVINKLEVFKGGSPLVVKQPDDAAEVGQALANSCRSVAGVLVDAHIGDQLSEELFKRVERRGSCYAKELIEQLQFFHIVASLSFA; this is encoded by the exons ATGAAAATGGCTCCCAAAGGAAATGATGTTATTGTTTCAGACAGAAAGCTTGAGATGATACTTAGCATGAAAGGAGGCAACGGTGAAGCCAGCTATGCCAATAACTCTCAAGCCCAG GCAATACATGCTCAATCCATGCTTCATCTACTAAGAGAAACCCTAGACAATATTCAGTTAATGGAGCCACCATCAGAAACCATCCCCTTTGCCTTGGCAGATTTAGGCTGTTCATGCGGCAACAACACTCTGTACATCGTGGACGTGATCATCAAACACATTAGCAAACGTTACGAGGCCTCGGGGTACGAGCCACCGGAGTTCTCAGCTTTCTTCTCCGACCTCCCCAGCAATGACTTCAACACTCTCTTTCAACTCCTGCCTCCCATAGGCAGCAGCATGGAAGAATGCCTGGCTTCCGACACTCACCGGTCTTATTTCGCCGCCGGAGTCCCCGGTTCATTTTACAGGCGCCTTTTTCCGACAAGATCAATCGACTTTTTCCACTCCGCATTCTCCTTGCACTGGCTGTCTCAG GTGCCTGAGAGTGCTCTTGATAAGAGATCAATGGCGTACAATAAAGGCAAAGTGTACATACACGGTGCAAATGAGCACACAGCAAATGCATACAAGAAACAATTCCAAACGGACTTGGCAGCATTTCTTGGAGCAagatcaaaagagatgaaaagaTGTGGGTCCATGTTTCTTGTCTGCTTAGGCAGGACTTCAGCGGACCCCACAGACCAAGGTGGGCCTGGGATTCTTTTTGGGACCCACTTTCAGGATGCTTGGAATGATCTTGTCCAAGAg GGCCTTATTACTGGTGAAAAACGTGACTCTTTCAACATACCGGTTTATGCATCAAGCTTACAAGAATTCAAGGAGGTGGTTGAAGCTAATGGTTCATTTGTCATCAACAAGCTAGAGGTTTTCAAAGGAGGAAGTCCTCTGGTGGTTAAACAGCCGGACGATGCAGCCGAGGTGGGCCAAGCCCTCGCCAATAGCTGCCGGAGTGTAGCTGGCGTCCTTGTGGATGCCCACATTGGTGATCAGCTGAGTGAAGAGTTGTTTAAACGGGTGGAGCGCCGCGGCAGTTGCTATGCTAAAGAGTTAATAGAGCAACTACAATTTTTCCATATAGTTGCATCCCTTTCTTTTGCTTAA